From one Plectropomus leopardus isolate mb chromosome 8, YSFRI_Pleo_2.0, whole genome shotgun sequence genomic stretch:
- the si:ch211-156j16.1 gene encoding uncharacterized protein si:ch211-156j16.1 isoform X1 — protein MNVQLLLLLALAGPFCAFTHASPTGIPEDLAEVPVTSTPAAVPEATEAPQEELIVITGPTATEPVSAHKEVDVVTEAEVSTEAVTPTITFNTEAAVVETETPPAATEGQELITDPPALQTAAPTEPKEAEAPAEATAAAKTETDDGVIVEDPDEGLSSGQVVGIVIGALLAVVIVIAVVIAVVRRMGKYSSAKSKKPAKKDSVMVSPLRKKSAKQQERPRFWKF, from the exons ATGAAtgttcagctgctgctcctgttgGCCCTGGCTGGCCCATTCTGTGCCTTCACACATGCAA GCCCCACAGGGATCCCTGAAGACCTTGCTGAAGTTCCTGTCACTTCAACACCAGCCGCCGTCCCGGAAGCTACCGAGGCTCCACAAGAGGAGCTAATTGTTATCACTGGTCCAACTGCAACCGAACCAGTGTCAGCCCATAAAGAAGTAGATGTTGTCACTGAGGCGGAAGTTAGCACTGAGGCAGTGACTCCTACCATCACTTTCAATACTGAAGCAGCCGTCGTTGAGACAGAAACTCCTCCTGCTGCTACTGAAGGACAAGAACTCATCACCGATCCTCCTGCCTTGCAGACCGCAGCCCCCACTGAACCAAAGGAGGCTGAGGCCCCAGCCGAGGCGACGGCAGCCGCCAAGACAGAGACGGATGACGGTGTGATCGTTGAAGATCCAGACG AGGGCCTGAGTTCTGGCCAGGTAGTCGGCATCGTGATTGGCGCTTTGTTGGCAGTGGTCATCGTCATCGCTGTGGTGATCGCTGTGGTGAGGAGGATGGGAAAATACTC GTCTGCCAAGAGCAAAAAACCTGCGAAAAAAGACAGCGTTATGGTTTCT CCCCTGAGGAAAAAGTCGGCTAAGCAGCAGGAGCGCCCAAGGTTCTGGAAATTCTGA
- the si:ch211-156j16.1 gene encoding podoplanin isoform X2, translated as MNVQLLLLLALAGPFCAFTHASPTGIPEDLAEVPVTSTPAAVPEATEAPQEELIVITGPTATEPVSAHKEVDVVTEAEVSTEAVTPTITFNTEAAVVETETPPAATEGQELITDPPALQTAAPTEPKEAEAPAEATAAAKTETDDGVIVEDPDEGLSSGQVVGIVIGALLAVVIVIAVVIAVVRRMGKYSP; from the exons ATGAAtgttcagctgctgctcctgttgGCCCTGGCTGGCCCATTCTGTGCCTTCACACATGCAA GCCCCACAGGGATCCCTGAAGACCTTGCTGAAGTTCCTGTCACTTCAACACCAGCCGCCGTCCCGGAAGCTACCGAGGCTCCACAAGAGGAGCTAATTGTTATCACTGGTCCAACTGCAACCGAACCAGTGTCAGCCCATAAAGAAGTAGATGTTGTCACTGAGGCGGAAGTTAGCACTGAGGCAGTGACTCCTACCATCACTTTCAATACTGAAGCAGCCGTCGTTGAGACAGAAACTCCTCCTGCTGCTACTGAAGGACAAGAACTCATCACCGATCCTCCTGCCTTGCAGACCGCAGCCCCCACTGAACCAAAGGAGGCTGAGGCCCCAGCCGAGGCGACGGCAGCCGCCAAGACAGAGACGGATGACGGTGTGATCGTTGAAGATCCAGACG AGGGCCTGAGTTCTGGCCAGGTAGTCGGCATCGTGATTGGCGCTTTGTTGGCAGTGGTCATCGTCATCGCTGTGGTGATCGCTGTGGTGAGGAGGATGGGAAAATACTC CCCCTGA